AAGGGCTGGACTCGGGCGAAGAAGAAGGCGCTGGTGGAGGCGAAGAATCCGAAGTGGCGGGATTTGAGTGAGGATTGGCCGAGATAGTTCCGGGTGAGATCCTTCGCGCGCGGACGCGCTCAGGATGACACGCATGGGAAAGTGTTCCGGGTGAGATCCTTCGCGCGGACGCGATCAGGATGACACTCATGGGAAGGGATCGCGGGTGAGATCCTTCGCCGCCTGCGGGCGGCTCAGGATGACACTCACGGGAATGGATCGCGGGTGAGATCCTTCGCCGCCTGCGGGCGGCTCAGGATGACACTCATGGAAAGTACAGCTACTCGTAGCGCAGGGCTTCGACGGGGTCGAGCTGGGCGGCGCGGGTGGCGGGGACGGTGCCGAAGATGATGCCGACCAAGGACGACACCACGATGGCGATGATGGCGGAGAGTCCGGAGATGGGGATGCGGTAGGCGGTGAAGAAGCGGACGGAGAGCGGGAGGGCGAGTCCGACGATGGTGCCGATGACGCCGCCGGCGGCGGAGATGATGATGGCCTCGGTGAGGAACTGCCAGCGGATGGCGCGGTTGGTGGCGCCGATGGCCTTGCGGATGCCGATCTCGCGGGTGCGGGAGCGCACGGTGACGAACATGATGTTCATGATACCGACGCCGCCGACGATGAGCGTGACGGTGGCGACCAGCAGCAGGACCAGCGTGAGGGCCTGCGCGGTCTGGTCCGCGACCTGGAGGAGCTGGGTGAGGTTCTCGACGCGGTAGACGGACTCGGCGCGGTGGCGGGACTGGAGGATCTGCTTGATCTGCTCGGTGGCGCGGGGGACGTCGCCGGCGTCGGCGGTGGAGAAGAAGATCTGGCGTACGGCGTCGGTGCCGGAGAAGTAGCGCGCGACGGTGTAGGGGATGACGACGGTGTCGGAGGCGAGCTCGGACTGGCCGAAGGTCTCCACGCGCTCCTTGAAGACGCCGATGATGACGAAGGGGAGGTTGGTGACCTTCACCGTTTGGCCGACGGCGGCGTCTTCGGAGCCGAACATGCGCTTGGCGAACTCCTGGGTGACGACGGCGACCTTGGCGCGGGCGCGGGTGTCGTCTTCATCGAAGAAGCGTCCGGCGAGCACGACGAGGTTGCGGACTTGCTTGTAGTCGGGGGAGACGCCGAGCACGAGGATCTCGCGCTCCTTGCCGCCGCGGACGGTGATGCGGTCGCGCATCTCGGTCATGGGCGAGGCGGCCTGGATGCCGGGGACCTGGTTCTGGACGGCGAGCATGTCGTCGACGGTGAGCGGGTCGGGAGCGGCGGTGGAGGTGACGCCGGCGCCGCCGCCCTCCTGGTAGGCGTAGATCATGTTGGCGCCGATGGCCTGGATCTGGCCGAGGATGTACTGCTTGCCGGTCAGGCCGATGGTGGTGACGAGGATGAGCGAGGCGGTGCCGATGACCATGCCGAGCGCGGTGAGCGCGAAACGCACCTTGTTGGTGAGGAAGGTGTCGTAGGCGACCCGGAGGGTCTCGGTCATGAGCATGGGGCCTTGCATGGGAGTCACCAGCCTATTGGCTCACGGGGTGGGGCGCAACCGTCGTCGGTCGTCGGTCGTCGGAGAAAGGCTACACGACGACGTTCGAGACAGTCTGCGTGTTGCGTTGCGGTTCCGGGGCGGTGAACTGCGCGGTCTCGGTGGAGCCGGCGAGGGCGGTGGTGGAGGACTGGCCGCCGGCGATGACCTGCGCGACCTCGTCGAAGTATCCGGTGCCGACGAAGCGCTGGTGCTTGACGGCGGCGTAGCCGTGGTCGCGCTCGGCGGCGAACTCGCGCTCCTGGAGCTCGGAGTAGGCAGCCATGCCGCGGTCGCGGTAGGCGCCGGCGAGCTCGAACATCGCGGTGTTGAGCGCGTGGAAGCCGGCGAGCGTGACGAACTGGAACTTGTAGCCCATGTCGGCGAGGCGCGGCTGGAACTCGGCGATGGTCTGCTCGCTCAGCTTCTTCTTCCAGTTGAAGGAGGGCGAGCAGTTGTAGGCGAGCATCTTGCCGGGGAAGCGGGCGTGGACGGCGTCGGCGAACTGCTGGGCTTCGGCGAGGTCGGGATGCGAGGTCTCGCACCACAGCAGGTCGGCGTAAGGCGCGTAGGCGAGCGCGCGGGCGATGGCGGCCTCGATGCCGCCGCGAATGTGGAAGAAGCCTTCCGGCGACCGTTCGCCGGTGAGGAAGTCGCGGTCGCGCGGGTCGACGTCGGAGGTGATGAGGCCGGCGGAATCGGCGTCGGTGCGCGCGATGAGCAGCGTGGGCGTGCCCATGACGTCGGCGGCGAGGCGCGCGGCGATGAGCTTCTGGATGAACTCGCTGGTCGGGACCAGGACCTTGCCGCCGAGGTGCCCGCACTTCTTGACGGAGGAGAGCTGGTCTTCGAAGTGGACGGCGGCGGCACCGGCCTCGATCATCGCCTTCATGAGCTCAAAGGCATTGAGGTTGCCGCCGAAGCCGGCCTCGGCGTCGGCGACGATGGGCGCGAACCAGTGGATGCCGTTCTTCCCTTCCGAGTGCCAGATCTGGTCGGCGCGCAGGAGCGCGCGGTTGATGCGGCGCACGACGTCGGGGACGGAGTCGGCGGGATAGAGGCTCTGGTCGGGATACATCTGGCCGGCGTTGTTGGCGTCGGCGGCGACCTGCCAGCCGCTGAGGTAGATGGCTTCGAGCCCGGCCTGGACCTGCTGGACGGCCTGGTT
The nucleotide sequence above comes from Terriglobales bacterium. Encoded proteins:
- a CDS encoding ABC transporter permease: MQGPMLMTETLRVAYDTFLTNKVRFALTALGMVIGTASLILVTTIGLTGKQYILGQIQAIGANMIYAYQEGGGAGVTSTAAPDPLTVDDMLAVQNQVPGIQAASPMTEMRDRITVRGGKEREILVLGVSPDYKQVRNLVVLAGRFFDEDDTRARAKVAVVTQEFAKRMFGSEDAAVGQTVKVTNLPFVIIGVFKERVETFGQSELASDTVVIPYTVARYFSGTDAVRQIFFSTADAGDVPRATEQIKQILQSRHRAESVYRVENLTQLLQVADQTAQALTLVLLLVATVTLIVGGVGIMNIMFVTVRSRTREIGIRKAIGATNRAIRWQFLTEAIIISAAGGVIGTIVGLALPLSVRFFTAYRIPISGLSAIIAIVVSSLVGIIFGTVPATRAAQLDPVEALRYE
- the aceA gene encoding isocitrate lyase, with the translated sequence MQSVQTTKRQAANLQRDWNTDARWQGITRPYSAADVLRLRGTVRIEHTLATLGAERLWFLLHTRKYVHALGALTGNQAVQQVQAGLEAIYLSGWQVAADANNAGQMYPDQSLYPADSVPDVVRRINRALLRADQIWHSEGKNGIHWFAPIVADAEAGFGGNLNAFELMKAMIEAGAAAVHFEDQLSSVKKCGHLGGKVLVPTSEFIQKLIAARLAADVMGTPTLLIARTDADSAGLITSDVDPRDRDFLTGERSPEGFFHIRGGIEAAIARALAYAPYADLLWCETSHPDLAEAQQFADAVHARFPGKMLAYNCSPSFNWKKKLSEQTIAEFQPRLADMGYKFQFVTLAGFHALNTAMFELAGAYRDRGMAAYSELQEREFAAERDHGYAAVKHQRFVGTGYFDEVAQVIAGGQSSTTALAGSTETAQFTAPEPQRNTQTVSNVVV